The DNA window AGGCAGGGCCAGCTGGCCCCTGTTCACCCACAGTCCATGAGTAGGAGTTAGGGTGGGATTAGATCTGTCTCCTGGCACATTCTGGAACATCTCAAGAGTTTAGCAAATGGAGTTCAGGAGCCAAGCCCACCAAGGGAGGACCTGGTCATGTCTTTCTAAAATAAGGGGTCCCAGGGATCCACGGGCTATACCTTGACACTTgttccccccacccaccacacactcgtgtatgtgcatgtacacgcacgcacgcacacgcacacgcacacacacgcacacacacacacgcacacacacacacacgcacgcacacacgcacacacgcacacacacgcacacgcacgcacacgcacacacacgcacgcacacgcacgcacacgcacacacgcacacacacacacgcacacacacacgcacgcacacacacacgcacacacacgcacgcacacacacacgcacgcacacacacacacgcacacgcacgcacacacgcacgcacacgcacacacacgcacacacgcacacgcgcacacacacgcgcacacacgcgcacacacacgcgcacacacgcacacacacgcacgcacacacacacacacacgcacacacacgcgcgcacacacacgcgcgcacacacacgcgcacacacacacgtgataTGGAACCAGTGCTCCAGTGCCCACAGCCTGGGGACAGACAGGAGACAAGTGCTCCTCCCTCCCTGGAGAGACCCCTCCTGCCGGCCTGCACCTGCTGGGCGCTGTGGGCAGGTGCAGGTAAGGGCAGCAGTAGCACCTGTGACCCCTGGCTGCTGGGGGACTCACTGGTGACAGGCTGTGCTGCCCCAACTGCCAGGCAGGGAGCGCTGTGGAGCGCAGACCTCCTGCCTGCTAGACCCAGGACTGTGGCGAGCGTCTGCGCCCTCTGGCGGGGGCCAGGCCCTGTGACAGGGCCAGGGAGCCAGAGCTGTCAGTGGCCGGGGTGCTGCTTGCAGGGATGGAGGGCTGGGAAGCCAGGCTGCAGGTGCCGTTGTCTCCCAGGAGGGGTTGCGGGATGTGCCTGTGCAGTGGCAACAGCTGAGCTGCTGGGCTCGTGGGCCCCCGGGCATGTGTGGAAGAGGCTTGTGTCCCACAGACCCACGTGGACAAGCCTCTGGGCTGGGGGCCAGGGTGTGAGGGCAGCCTCCTCCCAGGGCAGTTCGTAGGAGCTCCCTGGTGGTTGGGTTTGGGCCTGCCTTGGGGCTCTCAGGGTGGAGGGGGTGACGTTGGCTTGTGGCCACTGTGTCAGGGCTGTGAGGTCGGTGGTCGGTGTCCCCTGGCCGTCTGCCCTGATGCTGGTCCCTGTTGGCCCCTCCACGCTCCCGACAAGACTCACTCCTCTACCACTGATCTGAGCTAGGGTTCGGCGGATGTTCTGAATGACCACAGAGTTCATGCTTTTGGCTCTGTGGACTGTGGAGTCTCAGCTCTGTTACTGCAGTGTGAGGGCAGCCGTGAATGAATTCACAAATAGCTGCGcagctgtgttccagtaaaactttgtttacaaaacAGGAGGCCAGCCCTCGGGCTGTGGTTTGCTGACACCTGGTCTAAGCCAGCAGCGGAGGGGTGAGGGTGGCGTGGGCAGGACTTGCTCAGAAGGGCTGTCGTCCAGCACCCTCTGTGGGTCCCCCACGTGGGTGCCCAGCCATGTGTAACGGAACAGGGATGAGTGGGGGGATCAGTGAAAGCCGGAGAGACCCCAGAGGTGCCAGAGACATAGCAGTTCTGGCCCAGGGCTTTAGGGTCTGGGGGTCCCAGGAATCTAGGCCCTGCAGCCTGCTTAGGCCAAATGGCCAGGAGAGGCAGGGGCTACTTGATTAGCTCCCAGGACCCAGGCCTGGTTGGCCCCTAGTCCCACAACCTTTCGCCACGCCTGTGGCTTCCTGCTGCTTTGTCCCCACTGTGCTCAGCTGGTGTGTGTCCAGCAGGCTGCAGAGTAGTACATCCAAGGGAGAGCGGGCTCTTGGGCCCACGGGCAGTGGATGTGGAGCAGTGAACCTCAGTGTGTCTGACAGGGCCGCCTTCCTGCCCTCGGCAGCCAGGCTGACCCCCACTGGGCAGCACCGCCCCCTCCCCCTGGCCACCTGGGATGCCTTCCTAGCATTTTGGGGTTTGCCCACCGGGGTTTGACCTTGTGCGCCCCTGTCCGTTTTTCCTTCCTCCAGGCGCTGATGGGCCCCACGGGGGTTGGGCCTGGGTTTGCTCTCATTCCTGGAGGTCCCCTGACTGCATGACTTGTGGTCGCATCCCAGGCCCTTTTCCAGCAGCCACTTCTGTGGGTTGGGGTCAGAGGCTAACGGGTGGCCTGTCTTGCTGAGAGGCACCACCTGGTGAAGAGCAGCCTCCAGCCCCAGAAGGTGCTCAGGGAGGGCTCTCAGGGCTGTGCCCGGCTGCAGGAGCCTGAGCCAGCCCTTACCCCTCCCTTCTTGCTTTCTTCACTTCAGGGCAAGGAGCTGCTGGCGCAGAAGCTGCCGCTGTGGCAACAGGCCTGCGCTGACCCCAGCAAGATCCCAGAGCGCGCCGTGCAGCTGATGCAGCAGGCGGCCAGCAACGGCGCCACCCTCCCCAGCGCCCTGTCGGCCTCCAAGTCCAACCTGGTCATTTCGGACCCCATTCCGGGGGCCAAGCCCCTGCCGGTGCCCCCTGAGCTGGCACCGTTCGTGGGGGTGAGTGTGGCCTCTGGAAAGCTTCACGGGTGTGGGTGGGAGGGCAGCTGTTGTCGGGGTTGGGGGCGGCCAGGGTGCAGAGCCCAAGGCCCCCTGCTGAGGGGCTGGAGGTAGAGGGTTCTCTTTCCCCCGGTCTTGCCCACGGTGGGCTCCAGCAACAGCCTGCTCTACCCCCTTCCCTACAGCGGATGTCTGCCCAGGACAGCACGCCCATCATGAACGGCGTCGCAGGCCCGGATGGCGAGGACTACAGCCCGTGGGCTGACCGCAAGGCTGCCCAGCCCAAATCCCTGTCTCCTCCGCAGCCTCAGAGCAAGCTCAGCGACTCCTACTCCAACACGCTCCCCGTGCGCAAGAGCGTGACCCCGAAAAACAGCTACGCCGCCAGTAAGGGTCCCTGGGTGTGCCTCCCCAGACATGTCACACCCCCGAGTAGGGGACTGGGAGACCCTGAGGCTCACcagtgtgtggctgtgtgtgcctACATACGGGTGGTACACACACATGTGCCTGCCCAGCACCCAGCTTCCTCCTGTCAGGCCTCTGGTGCTCAGTCAGGGCGTGAGTGGGGTACTGGGTTGGGATAGGCTCGTGCAGGCAGCAGCTGCTTGGGAGAGCTTAGCCAGCCCGGGAAAGGCTCACTCGCCCACCTGGGGCACAGCACCTCAACCAGGCTCCCTGGGCTTTGCTGCCCCGCGAGCCGGGGGCCGTCCCTTTACCTGTCCTTTGTCCCAACAGCTGAGAACAAGACTCTGCCTCGCTCGAGCTCCATGGCAGCCGGCCTGGAGCGCAACGGACGCATGCGGGTGAAGGCCATCTTCTCCCACGCTGCCGGGGACAACAGCACCCTCCTGAGCTTCAAGGAGGGTGACCTCATTACTCTGCTGGTGCCTGAGGCCCGCGATGGCTGGCACTACGGAGAGAGTGAGAAGACCAAGATGTGAGTGTGTCTCGGGGGCGGGTTGTCCAGGCAGCCGCTGCCTTCAGCAAGTGTGTGGCGCGGCGACACTCAGATGCGCTGGGACCTTGTGTTTAGACTCACTGCAGGTCACAGGTCCTCACCCTAGAAAACCTGGGCAGTGAGAGCAAGCGTGACCCGGGGTCTTCACCACCAACAGGCGTCTTCTCCCCTGGCAGGGGTCTTTCCCCCAACCACTTCCCTGCAGGGGTCTCCCCCACGGCAGGGATCTCTTCCCCACGGCAGGGGTCTCCCCCACGGCAGGGATCTCTCCCCCACAGCAGGGATCTCTCCCCCACGGCAGGGATGTCTCCCCCACGGCAGGGATCTCTCCCCCACGGCAGGGATCTCTTCCCCACGGCAGGGGTCTCTCCCCACGGCAGGGGTCTCCCCCACGGCAGGGATCTCTCCCCCACAGCAGGGGTCTCCCCCACGGCAGGGGTCTCTCACCGCAGTCTAGTGACCTCCTTGCTCCATCGCCTCGATGTGCCACTCAGTTTGGTGCAGGGTGTGGCGTCCCACACGTGTACGCACTCAGCACGTCTGGCCAAAGCCCTGTGGTGGGTGTCAGTTTCCCACAGTTCGCAGGTGCAGAGCAGGGCTTGGCCATCCTGAGACCGCAGGCTTTCTGCAGCTTTCAGCTCTTCCACATGCCAGATGTGGAAGTTTGGAGTTCTAGAAGTCACCTATGGAGTCAGATGGGCCATACCTCCCCAGTTTACTGAATGCTGTTGCAGAGAGGCTGGGCCAGGGTGCCACCCTCACTGGACCTGGGGGCTGCCTTCCCAGGGCGGTGTTTGTGCGGGTGTGTCTCTTGGCAAGATGGGAAAAGGCCCTGACATTTGTGCCTTCCTAAGCCTGGCCTTGCAGCCACCACCCTGAGGAGGGGGCCGAGGGCAGGGGGTTTCCCAGGAGGCTGCTCCGTCTTTTTTCCAGTGGCCACTCGTGTCTTGGTGCCGTCTGTGGCTTAGTGTGGCACTGGGGCTGCGAGGCAGGAGCAACTGCTCTGCCTGGGCTCTGGGGCCTTGCAGTTGGGTCTGGTGGGGCCGGCAGCTCCCGCCAGGTTGGGGACAGCCTGGGCCACCTTGCCCTTGAGGCTGAGCACACAGTGGGAGCAGGCTCTTCCTCCAGAGACAGCGGCGCAGCCCATGCTGGGGAGCTAGAGGGACTTGTGCTTGGATGGTGGTCGATGGGGGATGGggagccactgcccccacccgGGGCCTCCGGGCTGAGCATGGCTCTTAGCTGGGGCCTCTCTTCCAGGCGGGGCTGGTTTCCCTTCTCCTACACCCGGGTCCTGGACAGCGACGGCAGTGACAGGCTGCATATGAGGTGAGCGCTGGGCCCAATGGGAGTGCTAGATCCCCAGCTCTGGAGAGGGGCTGCGATGGCACCAGCAGGTCCCTGGGCTTGGAAAGCTGGGATGGGTTTCTGGTTCCTTGTCTGCTACCGCAGGGCCATCCCCAGTGGCCCTGAGAGCTGGGCGCTTGAGGCCCTCAGGGTGGAAGCATGGTGGTACCCTGTGCGGTGGGGCCCGAGAGCCCTGGGGACACCAGTGCAGGCAGCAGGTGCTGTGGGGGCACCACCTGGGGGCCAGGTGTGCAAAGAGCTGGCTGTCCCAGGTCCTCCAGGTTCTCCCAGCCTTCAGAGAATCACAGCAGCTGAAAGCTGGCGGGGTGCATGGCTGCTGGGAGGGTCGGGGTTGCTGTGGCAGCCCAGCCCCTCAGGAGTCCTCCTGACTCACTTTCATggccaggaggagggagggaggccagaCTGGCCTGGCCCATGGTCACCAGGGCTGCAGCCTTGGCCTGAGAGCAGTTTCCCGCATGTGGCGTGGGGTAGGTGAGGGTGGGCCGTCCAGGGAGCCCACAGGATTGCGGGGTGTTGGGGGTGTCCCGCCTGCTGGGCCATCTCTGAGTCCTTGTCCCTGCAGCCTGCAGCAAGGGAAGAGCAGCAGCACCGGCAACCTCCTGGACAAGGACGACCTGGCCATCCCACCCCCCGACTACGGCGCCGCCTCCCGGGCCTTCCCCGCCCAGACGACCAGCGGCTTCAAGCAGAGGCCCTACAGTGTGGCTGTGCCCGCCTTCTCCCAGGTCAGCGGGTGGGCCTGGGCTAGGAGGGGCCCGCAGGTGGAACAGTGGGCTCAGCCTGCCGTCCCACGTTGGAGCGTCGGCTGAGGGGCCAGGCGCCTAGGGGTCTGGGTCTCTTTGGACAGGCCTGGGGTGAAGGCTCCGTGATTTAGGAATGTGTGCACACCCCTGCTTCGGCCACAGGCTGCTTGCCTCGCCCCGCCCCAGCAGGCTCCCTGTGTCGGCACGCTGGGGTGGGGTCGGCCCGTCCCTCATGGTGCCCTCAGCCAGCCATGGGCAGCTCAC is part of the Chlorocebus sabaeus isolate Y175 chromosome 16, mChlSab1.0.hap1, whole genome shotgun sequence genome and encodes:
- the BAIAP2 gene encoding BAR/IMD domain-containing adapter protein 2 isoform X4, with the translated sequence MPPTIMEQFNPSLRNFIAMGKNYEKALAGVTYAAKGYFDALVKMGELASESQGSKELGDVLFQMAEVHRQIQNQLEEMLKSFHNELLTQLEQKVELDSRYLSAALKKYQTEQRSKGDALDKCQAELKKLRKKSQGSKNPQKYSDKELQYIDAISNKQGELENYVSDGYKTALTEERRRFCFLVEKQCAVAKNSAAYHSKGKELLAQKLPLWQQACADPSKIPERAVQLMQQAASNGATLPSALSASKSNLVISDPIPGAKPLPVPPELAPFVGRMSAQDSTPIMNGVAGPDGEDYSPWADRKAAQPKSLSPPQPQSKLSDSYSNTLPVRKSVTPKNSYAATENKTLPRSSSMAAGLERNGRMRVKAIFSHAAGDNSTLLSFKEGDLITLLVPEARDGWHYGESEKTKMRGWFPFSYTRVLDSDGSDRLHMSLQQGKSSSTGNLLDKDDLAIPPPDYGAASRAFPAQTTSGFKQRPYSVAVPAFSQGLDDYGARSMSRNPFAHVQLKPTVTNDRSAPLLS
- the BAIAP2 gene encoding BAR/IMD domain-containing adapter protein 2 isoform X2, whose product is MSLTRSEEMHRLTENVYKTIMEQFNPSLRNFIAMGKNYEKALAGVTYAAKGYFDALVKMGELASESQGSKELGDVLFQMAEVHRQIQNQLEEMLKSFHNELLTQLEQKVELDSRYLSAALKKYQTEQRSKGDALDKCQAELKKLRKKSQGSKNPQKYSDKELQYIDAISNKQGELENYVSDGYKTALTEERRRFCFLVEKQCAVAKNSAAYHSKGKELLAQKLPLWQQACADPSKIPERAVQLMQQAASNGATLPSALSASKSNLVISDPIPGAKPLPVPPELAPFVGRMSAQDSTPIMNGVAGPDGEDYSPWADRKAAQPKSLSPPQPQSKLSDSYSNTLPVRKSVTPKNSYAATENKTLPRSSSMAAGLERNGRMRVKAIFSHAAGDNSTLLSFKEGDLITLLVPEARDGWHYGESEKTKMRGWFPFSYTRVLDSDGSDRLHMSLQQGKSSSTGNLLDKDDLAIPPPDYGAASRAFPAQTTSGFKQRPYSVAVPAFSQGLDDYGARSMSSGSGTLVSTV
- the BAIAP2 gene encoding BAR/IMD domain-containing adapter protein 2 isoform X3 encodes the protein MSLTRSEEMHRLTENVYKTIMEQFNPSLRNFIAMGKNYEKALAGVTYAAKGYFDALVKMGELASESQGSKELGDVLFQMAEVHRQIQNQLEEMLKSFHNELLTQLEQKVELDSRYLSAALKKYQTEQRSKGDALDKCQAELKKLRKKSQGSKNPQKYSDKELQYIDAISNKQGELENYVSDGYKTALTEERRRFCFLVEKQCAVAKNSAAYHSKGKELLAQKLPLWQQACADPSKIPERAVQLMQQAASNGATLPSALSASKSNLVISDPIPGAKPLPVPPELAPFVGRMSAQDSTPIMNGVAGPDGEDYSPWADRKAAQPKSLSPPQPQSKLSDSYSNTLPVRKSVTPKNSYAATENKTLPRSSSMAAGLERNGRMRVKAIFSHAAGDNSTLLSFKEGDLITLLVPEARDGWHYGESEKTKMRGWFPFSYTRVLDSDGSDRLHMSLQQGKSSSTGNLLDKDDLAIPPPDYGAASRAFPAQTTSGFKQRPYSVAVPAFSQGLDDYGARSMSSADVEVARF
- the BAIAP2 gene encoding BAR/IMD domain-containing adapter protein 2 isoform X7, which produces MSLTRSEEMHRLTENVYKTIMEQFNPSLRNFIAMGKNYEKALAGVTYAAKGYFDALVKMGELASESQGSKELGDVLFQMAEVHRQIQNQLEEMLKSFHNELLTQLEQKVELDSRYLSAALKKYQTEQRSKGDALDKCQAELKKLRKKSQGSKNPQKYSDKELQYIDAISNKQGELENYVSDGYKTALTEERRRFCFLVEKQCAVAKNSAAYHSKGKELLAQKLPLWQQACADPSKIPERAVQLMQQAASNGATLPSALSASKSNLVISDPIPGAKPLPVPPELAPFVGRMSAQDSTPIMNGVAGPDGEDYSPWADRKAAQPKSLSPPQPQSKLSDSYSNTLPVRKSVTPKNSYAATENKTLPRSSSMAAGLERNGRMRVKAIFSHAAGDNSTLLSFKEGDLITLLVPEARDGWHYGESEKTKMRGWFPFSYTRVLDSDGSDRLHMSLQQGKSSSTGNLLDKDDLAIPPPDYGAASRAFPAQTTSGFKQRPYSVAVPAFSQGLDDYGARSMSRNPFAHVQLKPTVTNDRCDLSTQGPEGREHGDGSARILAGR
- the BAIAP2 gene encoding BAR/IMD domain-containing adapter protein 2 isoform X5 codes for the protein MAGCQVGGADQAVLCPLHFPPSLDVPHAGHPRPGVQQQYIDAISNKQGELENYVSDGYKTALTEERRRFCFLVEKQCAVAKNSAAYHSKGKELLAQKLPLWQQACADPSKIPERAVQLMQQAASNGATLPSALSASKSNLVISDPIPGAKPLPVPPELAPFVGRMSAQDSTPIMNGVAGPDGEDYSPWADRKAAQPKSLSPPQPQSKLSDSYSNTLPVRKSVTPKNSYAATENKTLPRSSSMAAGLERNGRMRVKAIFSHAAGDNSTLLSFKEGDLITLLVPEARDGWHYGESEKTKMRGWFPFSYTRVLDSDGSDRLHMSLQQGKSSSTGNLLDKDDLAIPPPDYGAASRAFPAQTTSGFKQRPYSVAVPAFSQGLDDYGARSMSRNPFAHVQLKPTVTNDRSAPLLS
- the BAIAP2 gene encoding BAR/IMD domain-containing adapter protein 2 isoform X6; this encodes MQQAASNGATLPSALSASKSNLVISDPIPGAKPLPVPPELAPFVGRMSAQDSTPIMNGVAGPDGEDYSPWADRKAAQPKSLSPPQPQSKLSDSYSNTLPVRKSVTPKNSYAATENKTLPRSSSMAAGLERNGRMRVKAIFSHAAGDNSTLLSFKEGDLITLLVPEARDGWHYGESEKTKMRGWFPFSYTRVLDSDGSDRLHMSLQQGKSSSTGNLLDKDDLAIPPPDYGAASRAFPAQTTSGFKQRPYSVAVPAFSQGLDDYGARSMSRNPFAHVQLKPTVTNDRSAPLLS
- the BAIAP2 gene encoding BAR/IMD domain-containing adapter protein 2 isoform X1, yielding MSLTRSEEMHRLTENVYKTIMEQFNPSLRNFIAMGKNYEKALAGVTYAAKGYFDALVKMGELASESQGSKELGDVLFQMAEVHRQIQNQLEEMLKSFHNELLTQLEQKVELDSRYLSAALKKYQTEQRSKGDALDKCQAELKKLRKKSQGSKNPQKYSDKELQYIDAISNKQGELENYVSDGYKTALTEERRRFCFLVEKQCAVAKNSAAYHSKGKELLAQKLPLWQQACADPSKIPERAVQLMQQAASNGATLPSALSASKSNLVISDPIPGAKPLPVPPELAPFVGRMSAQDSTPIMNGVAGPDGEDYSPWADRKAAQPKSLSPPQPQSKLSDSYSNTLPVRKSVTPKNSYAATENKTLPRSSSMAAGLERNGRMRVKAIFSHAAGDNSTLLSFKEGDLITLLVPEARDGWHYGESEKTKMRGWFPFSYTRVLDSDGSDRLHMSLQQGKSSSTGNLLDKDDLAIPPPDYGAASRAFPAQTTSGFKQRPYSVAVPAFSQGLDDYGARSMSRNPFAHVQLKPTVTNDRSAPLLS